The Ficedula albicollis isolate OC2 chromosome 1, FicAlb1.5, whole genome shotgun sequence nucleotide sequence ccccccccccccccccccccccccccccccccccccccccccccccccccccccccccccccccccccccccccccccccccccccccccccccccccccccccccccccccccccccccccccccccccccccccccccccccccccccccccccccccccccccccccccccccccccccccccccccccccccccccccccccccccccccccccccccccccccccccccccccccccccccccccccccccccccccccccccccccccccccccccccccccccccccccccccccccccccccccccccccccccccccccccccccccccccccccccccccccccccccccccccccccccccccccccccccccccccccccccccccccccccccccccccccccccccccccccccccccccccccccccccccccccccccccccccccccccccccccccccccccccccccccccccccccccccccccccccccccccccccccccccccccccccccccccccccccccccccccccccccccccccccccccccccccccccccccccccccccccccccccccccccccccccccccccccccccccccccccccccccccccccccccccccccccccccccccccccccccccccccccccccccccccccccccccccccccccccccccccccccccccccccccccccccccccccccccccccccccccccccccccccccccccccccccccccccccccccccccccccccccccccccccccccccccccccccccccccccccccccccccccccccccccccccccccccccccccccccccccccccccccccccccccccccccccccccccccccccccccccccccccccccccccccccccccccccccccccccccccccccccccccccccccccccccccccccccccccccccccccccccccccccccccccccccccccccccccccccccccccccccccccccccccccccccccccccccccccccccccccccccccccccccccccccccccccccccccccccccccccccccccccccccccccccccccccccccccccccccccccccccccccccccccccccccccccccccccccccccccccccccgggggatGGAGTGCCGGGGGNNNNNNNNNNNNNNNNNNNNNNNNNNNNNNNNNNNNNNNNNNNNNNNNNNNNNNNNNNNNNNNNNNNNNNNNNNNNNNNNNNNNNNNNNNNNNNNNNNNNNNNNNNNNNNNNNNNNNNNNNNNNNNNNNNNNNNNNNNNNNNNNNNNNNNNNNNNNNNNNNNNNNNNNNNNNNNNNNNNNNNNNNNNNNNNNNNNNNNNNNNNNNNNNNNNNNNNNNNNNNNNNNNNNNNNNNNNNNNNNNNNNNNNNNNNNNNNNNNNNNNNNNNNNNNNNNNNNNNNNNNNNNNNNNNNNNNNNNNNNNNNNNNNNNNNNNNNNNNNNNNNNNNNNNNNNNNNNNNNNNNNNNNNNNNNNNNNNNNNNNNNNNNNNNNNNNNNNNNNNNNNNNNNNNNNNNNNNNNNNNNNNNNNNNNNNNNNNNNNNNNNNNNNNNNNNNNNNNNNNNNNNNNNNNNNNNNNNNNNNNNNNNNNNNNNNNNNNNNNNNNNNNNNNNNNNNNNNNNNNNNNNNNNNNNNNNNNNNNNNNNNNNNNNNNNNNNNNNNNNNNNNNNNNNNNNNNNNNNNNNNNNNNNNNNNNNNNNNNNNNNNNNNNNNNNNNNNNNNNNNNNNNNNNNNNNNNNNNNNNNNNNNNNNNNNNNNNNNNNNNNNNNNNNNNNNNNNNNNNNNNNNNNNNNNNNNNNNNNNNNNNNNNNNNNNNNNNNNNNNNNNNNNNNNNNNNNNNNNNNNNNNNNNNNNNNNNNNNNNNNNNNNNNNNNNNNNNNNNNNNNNNNNNNNNNNNNNNNNNNNNNNNNNNNNNNNNNNNNNNNNNNNNNNNNNNNNNNNNNNNNNNNNNNNNNNNNNNNNNNNNNNNNNNNNNNNNNNNNNNNNNNNNNNNNNNNNNNNNNNNNNNNNNNNNNNNNNNNNNNNNNNNNNNNNNNNNNNNNNNNNNNNNNNNNNNNNNNNNNNNNNNNNNNNNNNNNNNNNNNNNNNNNGCGGGATGGGGTGCGGGGGATGGAGTGCCGGGGGATGGAGTGAGCGGGATGGAGTGCCGTGGGATGGAGTGCCGGGGGATGGATTCCCAGGATACGGAGTGCCGGGTGGTGTGCCGGAGGATGACGTGGTTGGGATGGATTCTCAGGGGACGGTGTGCCGGGGGATGGCGTGTTTGGGATAGATTCCCAGGGGATGGAGTGCCGGGATGATGAGCCAGAGGATGGCGTGGTTGGGATGGATTCCCAGGATACGGAGTGCCGGGATGATGTGCGGGAGGATGGATGCTGTGTGCCGGGATGGTGTGCCGGAGGATGGATGCTGTGTGTGCCCCGGTCGGTGTGCCGGAGGATGGATGCTGTGTGTGCCCCGGTCggtgtgccccccccccccccccccccccccccccccccccccccccccccccccccccccccccccccccccccccccccccccccccccccccccccccccccccccccccccccccccccccccccccccccccccccccccccccccccccccccccccccccccccccccccccccccccccccccccccccccccccccccccccccccccccccccccccccccccccccccccccccccccccccccccccccccccccccccccccccccccccccccccccccccccccccccccccccccccccccccccccccccccccccccccccccccccccccccccccccccccccccccccccccccccccccccccccccccccccccccccccccccccccccccccccccccccccccccccccccccccccccccccccccccccccccccccccccccccccccccccccccccccccccccccccccccccccccccccccccccccccccccccccccccccccccccccccccccccccccccccccccccccccccccccccccccccccccccccccccccccccccccccccccccccccccccccccccccccccccccccccccccccccccccccccccccccccccccccccccccccccccccccccccccccccccccccccccccccccccccccccccccccccccccccccccccccccccccccccccccccccccccccccccccccccccccccccccccccccccccccccccccccccccccccccccccccccccccccccccccccccccccccccccccccccccccccccccccccccccccccccccccccccccccccccccccccccccccccccccccccccccccccccccccccccccccccccccccccccccccccccccccccccccccccccccccccccccccccccccccccccccccccccccccccccccccccccccccccccccccccccccccccccccccccccccccccccccccccccccccccccccccccccccccccccccccccccccccccccccccccccccccccccccccccccccccccccccccccccccccccccccccccccccccccccccccccccccccccccccccccccccccccccccccccccccccccccccccccccccccccccccccccccccccccccccccccccccccccccccccccccccccccccccccccccccccccccccccccccccccccccccccccccccccccccccccccccccccccccccccccccccccccccccccccccccccccccccccccccccccccccccccccccccccccccccccccccccccccccccccccccccccccccccccccccccccccccccccccccccccccccccccccccccccccccccccccccccccccccccccccccccccccccccccccccccccccccccccccccccccccccccccccccccccccccccccccccccccccccccccccccccccccccccccccccccccccccccccccccccccccccccccccccccccccccccccccccccccccccccccccccccccccccccccccccccccccccccccccccccccccccccccccccccccccccccccccccccccccccccccccccccccccccccccccccccccccccccccccccccccccccccccccccccccccccccccccccccccccccccccccccccccccccccccccccccccccccccccccccccccccccccccccccccccccccccccccccccccccccccccccccccccccccccccccccccccccccccccccccccccccccccccccccccccccccccccccccccccccccccccccccccccccccccccccccccccccccccccccccccccccccccccccccccccccccccccccccccccccccccccccccccccccccccccccccccccccccccccccccccccccccccccccccccccccccccccccccccccccccccccccccccccccccccccccccccccccccccccccccccccccccccccccccccccccccccccccccccccccccccccccccccccccccccccccccccccccccccccccccccccccccccccccccccccccccccccccccccccccccccccccccccccccccccccccccccccccccccccccccccccccccccccccccccccccccccccccccccccccccccccccccccccccccccccccccccccccccccccccccccccccccccccccccccccccccccccccccccccccccccccccccccccccccccccccccccccccccccccccccccccccccccccccccccccccccccccccccccccccccccccccccccccccccccccccccccccccccccccccccccccccccccccccccccccccccccccccccccccccccccccccccccccccccccccccccccccccccccccccccccccccccccccccccccccccccccccccccccccccccccccccccccccccccccccccccccccccccccccccccccccccccccccccccccccccccccccccccccccccccccccccccccccccccccccccccccccccccccccccccccccccccccccccccccccccccccccccccccccccccccccccccccccccccccccccccccccccccccccccccccccccccccccccccccccccccccccccccccccccccccccccccccccccccccccccccccccccccccccccccccccccccccccccccccccccccccccccccccccccccccccccccccccccccccccccccccccccccccccccccccccccccccccccccccccccccccccccccccccccccccccccccccccccccccccccccccccccccccccccccccccccccccccccccccccccccccccccccccccccccccccccccccccccccccccccccccccccccccccccccccccccccccccccccccccccccccccccccccccccccccccccccccccccccccccccccccccccccccccccccccccccccccccccccccccccccccccccccccccccccccccccccccccccccccccccccccccccccccccccccccccccccccccccccccccccccccccccccccccccccccccccccccccccccccccccccccccccccccccccccccccccccccccccccccccccccccccccccccccccccccccccccccccccccccccccccccccccccccccccccccccccccccccccccccccccccccccccccccccccccccccccccccccccccccccccccccccccccccccccccccccccccccccccccccccccccccccccccccccccccccccccccccccccccccccccccccccccccccccccccccccccccccccccccccccccccccccccccccccccccccccccccccccccccccccccccccccccccccccccccccccccccccccccccccccccccccccccccccccccccccccccccccccccccccccccccccccccccccccccccccccccccccccccccccccccccccccccccccccccccccccccccccccccccccccccccccccccccccccccccccccccccccccccccccccccccccccccccccccccccccccccccccccccccccccccccccccccccccccccccccccccccccccccccccccccccccccccccccccccccccccccccccccccccccccccccccccccccccccccccccccccccccccccccccccccccccccccccccccccccccccccccccccccccccccccccccccccccccccccccccccccccccccccccccccccccccccccccccccccccccccccccccccccccccccccccccccccccccccccccccccccccccccccccccccccccccccccccccccccccccccccccccccccccccccccccccccccccccccccccccccccccccccccccccccccccccccccccccccccccccccccccccccccccccccccccccccccccccccccccccccccccccccccccccccccccccccccccccccccccccccccccccccccccccccccccccccccccccccccccccccccccccccccccccccccccccccccccccccccccccccccccccccccccccccccccccccccccccccccccccccccccccccccccccccccccccccccccccccccccccccccccccccccccccccccccccccccccccccccccccccccccccccccccccccccccccccccccccccccccccccccccccccggtgtgCGGGAGGATGGATGCTGTGTGTGCCCCGGTCGGTGTGCCGGCAGCATCCCGCGGCGGGCGGCGCGGTGCCGGTGTGCGGGGGATGGCGGGGACGGGAGCGGGGGATGGCGGTGCCGGGGGCCGGTGCGCATGGAGGCGGGCGCGACCTGCAGGGGACAGGCGGAGGAGCGGCAGCGGAGTGCCGGGAACGTGAATGATCTGGTTTGAATGACCTGTAGTGCTTGAGGGCTCTGTGAGCCGATTGCAGGGTCCGAAGGACCAGCCGGGAACGCGGCGGGGCCCGGCCGGGCGGTTCCGGTCCGGCGGTTCGGGGCGAGAGAGGCGGCGCTCGCTGCCTGAGCATCCCCTCGCTCCTGGTGTTTGCTGGCCGCTTATCCCTCGGGGAACAACACAGCCACATTGCACCCCTCGGCATCCCTCTTCGGCATCCTTAGAGGGATATTTCACAGtgtcatttaggttggaaaacacctctggGATCCCTGAATCCAGCCTTTGACCACCACCCCTAGTCAAACAGAGCATGTCACTGAGCGCCGTGCCCAGTCATTTCTCAAAACTGCGGGGATGGTGACGCCACCGCCTCCCCGGGCAGTCCCTTCCCTTGTTTAACaactttctgtgaagaaattcctcgTGATGTCCAACCTTCCCTGGTGCATCCTGAGGCCGTGTCCTCTAGTCCTGTCACTCCTTGCCTGGGGGCTTAGGCTGAGCCTACCTGGCTACAACcaaaaaggaagatgaggagTTACTGACCGGAATGTAGACAGCTCTTGGTTTTTGCCCCCAGTACACACATTGCCCTCACCAATGTGAAACGTTTTCATCAGTCTTTAAGAGGGCAAATTCTAATCCAGCACACttaaagaacacaaaatattgCCCCCAAATTTGTCTATGTTCATGCACAATTTCTGTGCCGAAGGAACGccaaatacagagaaaacatGGTGAGAGGGGAGTTAATTGGGCTGAGGAAAGGTCATAAAAGTAAAACAGAGGCataaaaggacagaaaaaatgcTTATTAAAATCATAGCATTGCATCtgaaacatataaaatatagtcaatattttctaaaaaacccatttcttaaaatggatttttttaaaaaaataaaaataaccatttCTGAACATTTGCATACATATCATTTACATAAAAACCAATGGAAGAATTTGgtaaacaaaaatgtttaatttcccACTTCTCACACTAGATTATTTGAATTggtactttaaaatatttaaattaatgtaaattCATTCAAGTAAAGCAATCTCCCCCAACAATAGCTGAacagaaactatttttattcctgaagTGACATATTTGAGGTTCTACCAGTCATACAACTCTCTGCAGTGGCACATTCACTGTGATACCATTGGGCTTCAGCCTGAAAAAAGATGTTCTGTGTGACGCAAAGGCAATAAGATCAATGGCAGGAAAGCCTAAACTAAGGCACAATATGGATTAGACTGATGAAATCAAAATCCAACTTGACTCCATCAGTATTG carries:
- the LOC107603594 gene encoding classical arabinogalactan protein 9-like, which translates into the protein MPRGAMWLCCSPRDKRPANTRSEGMLRQRAPPLSPRTAGPEPPGRAPPRSRLVLRTLQSAHRALKHYRSFKPDHSRSRHSAAAPPPVPCRSRPPPCAPAPGTAIPRSRPRHPPHTGTAPPAAGCCRHTDRGTHSIHPPAHRPGHTQHPSSGTPSRHTASILPHIIPALRILGIHPNHAILWLIIPALHPLGIYPKHAIPRHTVP